GCCTTGGCCCAGCGGACGGTCACCGCGCCGCGGATGCGGTCGGCGTCGAAGGCGTGGGTGGGGTGGCCATAGCGGTGCAGCAGTTCGTTGGATGCATCGACGGCGGGCAGCTTCTTGGCCGAGGCTTCCAGGGCCGCCAGGAAGGACTGCGCGGCCTGAGGCGTTGTCCCCTTACCCAGCTCCAACACCGCGGTGCTGTACGTGGGGCAGGCAGGGCTTTCCAGCCTCACCTCCACCACCGGCGTGCCTTCTGACAGAGGTGCCGCCGGAATGGGCGCAAGGGGCTTACCCAGCTTGGCGGCAATTTCCCGTGCGGCGCCGCGATGCGACATGACATCCCCGCGGTTGGCCGTGATGTCCACATCCAGCGCCTCGGTGCCTTCGCGCTGGGCCACGCCATCCACCGGGAACCCCAGCGAGGCGAGCAGCTCACACAGCTGCCGCGTATCCATCTCTGCCACGGCGGGGATTTCCTGGGCCAGGACCTTCCGTTCAATCCACATCAGTCCAGCCCTCCCATGACCTTCAAGAATCTCTGGTCGTTCTCGAAGAACAACCGCAGATCCGGCGTCTGGCTCAGCATCATGGACATGCGCTCCACCCCCATGCCGAAGGCCCAGCCAGACCACTCGGCGGGATCAATGCCCGCATAACTCAGCACGTTGGGATGAATGAGGCCCGCGCCCAGAATCTCCACCCATCCGGAACCCTTGCATACACGACAACCCTTCGCGCCGCAGAGCGGACAGCTCAAATCCACCTCGCAACCGGGTTCGACGAAGGGGAAGTAGGAGGGACGCAGACGGATTTCGGTGTGCGGGCCGAACAGCGCCCGCAGCGCGTATTCCAGGGTGCCTTTCAAGTGCTGCATGCCGATGTTGTGACCCACCAGCATGCCCTCCACCTGATGGAACATGGGGCTGTGGGTGGGATCGATCTCATCCTTGCGGTAGACGCGGCCCGGGGCCAGGAAGCGGATGCCACCGCGCTCCGCGAGGGTTGGCGCCACGCGCAGAAGCGTGCGCACCTGTACGGGGCTGGTGTGGGTGCGCAGCAGCAGCTCTGGATGCTCAGCGAAATAGAAGGTGTCCGATGAAGCCTTCGCCGGGTGATCTTCGGGAATGTTCAGACCATCGAAGTTGTGGGCCTCGTTCTCAACTTCGGGGCCCTCTTCCACGTGAAAACCCAGCGGTCGGAAGACGTCCACCAGCCGATCCATGAGGCGATTCAGTGGATGCAGGGCGCCCTGCGCAGGCACGGGCGGCGGCAGGGTGGGATCCCACTGGGAGGCGCGCGCATTCAGGTTCTTCTTGGCCGCCTCCAACTCCGCCTGGCGGACCTTCAGGCCTTCCTCCCACTGTTGCTTGAGGGCGTTGATGGCAGCTCCCAGATCGCGCTTCTGTTCCTTGGGCGCCACCTTCAGCAACTCCATCAGGCGCGCGGCATGGCTGCCCTCGCGGCCCACGTAGGCGCCCTTGAGGCGCAGCAACGCGTCCAGGTCTCCGCAAGCCGCCAAGGCGCCCGGAAAGGCCCCGCCAGCCTCGACGATTTCTGCGGGAAGCAGTTGGTCCATGGATCCCTCAGCACAGGTGGTTCTAAACAAGGAAAGGCCGCTTGCGCGGCCTTTCGGGTTTCTGCGATGTCGTTCGCGATCAGCCCTTGGCCACAGCCACGAGCTTGGTAAACGCTTCAGGATTGCGCACGGCGAGATCCGCGAGGATCTTGCGGTCGAGATCCACGGAAGCCTTCTTCAGGCCGCCCATGAACTTCGAGTAGCTGGTGCCGTTCTGACCGCAGGCGGCGCTGATGCGCACCACCCAGAGGCGGCGGAAATCACGCTTCTTGACCTTGCGGTCGCGGTAGGCGTAGCCAAGAGCCTTTTCGACGGCTTCCTTGGCGGAACGATACAGGCGGGACTTGGCGCCGTAGAAGCCCTTGGCGAACTTCATCATGCGCTTGCGGCGCTGGGCCCGTTTAAAACCGCGTTTGACGCGAGTCATGGGTGTTCCTTTCCTCGAGGCAGCTCGTCCGCTGATCGGCGCGCTTTGAAGGCCTCATCGGGGGTGGTGTCAGCCACCGGGTTGAACCAACGATTGTAGGATCGTCAGCGAGAGAATCCAAGCACTGAGCAGGCCATGCCTGCGACGTGCATGGGGGTCCGGGGGTGTTCGCGCAGCGAAGCGGAGCGTGGAACCCCCAGAGGAAATCACGCGTAGGGGAGCATCGCCGCGACGGCCTTCTGGTCGGCCTTGGCCACCATGCCGCCCATGTCCAGCTGACGCTTCCGCTTGGCGGTCTTCTTAGTCAAGATGTGGCGCTGATGCGAGCAGCCGCGCTTGAACTTGCCGCCGGCGGTCTTCTTGAAGCGCTTCTGGGCGCCCTTGTGGGTCTTGATCTTGTAACCGCTCATGGATTCCTCGCTAGATTTGGGCTTCTGCAGCTGGGGTTTCAGGCTTGGCCGGTTTGGGCTTCTTGGGGGCTTTGGGTACTTCCACAATCTTCGGCGCCAGGATGGCGTGCATGTCGCGACCATCAATGCCGGCACCCTTTTCCACGATGGCCTTGTCGCCAACGCGCTGGATGACTTCTTCGATGATCCGGTAGCCGATGTCACGATGGACGACTTCACGTCCGCGGAACATGACCACCACTTTGACTTTGTCTTCTTCCTCCAGGAACCGCAGGATGTGCTTCACTTTGAAATCAAAATCGTGATCATCGGTCTTGGGGCGGAACTTCACTTCCTTGACCACGATGTTTTTCTGCTTCGCCCGGGCGGCGTGCTCCCGCTTCGCTTCCATGAACTTGTACTTGCCGTAGTCCATGATTCGGCAGACTGGAGGCTGAGCGTTTCCGGCCACTTCCACCAGGTCGAGGCCGCGTTCTTCAGCGATCCGGATGGCCTGGTGGGGAGGCATCACGCCAAGCTGTTCGCCATCTTCGGAGATGACGCGGACCTCTTGAGCCCGGATGCCGTCGTTGATGCGGGTCTCGTTCGGACGAATGGTTCCTCCCCTAGTTACACAAGGACAAAAAGTCTAACACTTGAATCTCACTTCGCCAAGCACGGAAAACCAATTCAGCGTTGGCGATCTTTGACTTCAGCAACCAGCGTGGCCAGGAAACCATCTAGCGGCTGAACGCCCAGGTCCCCGCGGTGGCGATGCCGCACAGAGACTGTCCCCGCCTCGGCTTCCCGATCGCCGATCACGAGCATATACGGGACTTTCGCCAACTGAGCTTCACGGATTTTGGCCTTCAGGCTTTCATTCCGTGCATCCAAATCCGCACGAATGCCGAGGGCCTTGGCTTGGGCCAGAACTTCAGTCGCAAAGGCGTTGGCCCGGTCCGTGATGGGGAGGATGGTTACTTGGGTGGGCGCCAGCCAGGCCGGAAAGGCCCCGGCGGTGTGCTCGATGAGGATGCCCATGAACCGCTCCAGGCTGCCGAGGATGGCGCGATGGAGCATGACTGGGCGGCCTTCAGTGCCATCAGCCTGGGTGTAGTTCAGGTCGAACCGCTGGGGCATCATGTAGTCGACCTGCAAGGTGCCCAGCTGCCAGGGCCGCTTGAGGGCGTCCAAGACCTGGAACTCGATCTTCGGGCCATAAAAGGCACCCTCACCGGGATTCAAGGTGAAGGGGATGCCCGCTTCGTTCAGAGCCTCAGCGAGGGCTCCTTCCGCCGCATCCCAGATTTCGTCGGTGCCGAGGCGCTTCTCGGGTCTGGTGCTTAGTGCCACCCGCGTTCCCTCAAAGCCGAAGGTGTCGTAGACCTCTTTCAGCAGGTCAAGAAAAGAGGCCATCTCGGCTTTGATCTGCTCAGGGGTGCAGTAGATGTGGGCATCATCCTGGCAGAAGGTACGGACGCGGGTGAGCCCATGGGTAACACCGCTGCGCTCATAGCGGTGCAGTCGTCCGAAATCGGCGAAGCGCAGGGGCAGATCACGGTAGCTGTGCTTCTGGGTGCCGAACATGAGGCAGTGCCCAGGACAGTTCATGGGCTTCATGGCGTATTCCCGCTCTTCGGCGGTGGTGAAGTACATGCTGTCTGCAAAGTTCTCGTAGTGTCCGCTGGTCTTCCAGAGCGCCACATCCATGATCTGCGGCGTGATTACCTCGCTGTAGCCGTACTTGAAATACAGCTCACGGACATAAGTGACCAGTTCGTTGTAAACCTGGGTCCCCTTGGGATGGAAGAAGGGGGAAGCGGGTGCCTCTGGATGGAAGGAAAACAGTCCGAGTTCCTTGCCCAGCTTGCGATGATCCCGAGCCTTGGCTTCCTCGAGCCGCTTCAGGTGGTCGTCCAATTCCTTTTGCGTGTGGAAGGCGGTGCCATAGATGCGGCTCAGCATCTGGTTCTTCTCGTCGCCCTTCCAATAGGCGCCGGCGATGCTCTGCAGCTTGAAGACCTTCAATTTGGCGGTGTTTGGGACGTGGGGACCACGGCAAAGATCATAGAAATCGCCCTGGCTGTAGCCGCTGATGATGTCACCGGACGGAATGCCGGAAACCACTTCCACCTTGAGCGGCTCGCCCATGGCCTCGAACCGCGCCACAGCAGCGTCCCGACCGAGATCCTCACGAACCACCTCGATGCCTTCTGCCACAATCTTCCGCATTTCGGCTTCGATCACGGGAAGATCTTCCGGCGTGAATGGCTTTTCCACCCAGAAGTCGTAGTAGAACCCATCCTCGATAACCGGGCCGATGCCCACGCGGGCATTGGGATACAGCCGCTTCACGGCGTGCGCCAACAAGTGGGCCGTCGAATGGCGGATCAATTCCAGGCTTTCCGGTGTTTTACTGGTGACGATCTCGACTTTGGCACCGTTCACCAGCGGCGCCTTGAGGTCCATCAACTTGCCATCCGCCTTGATGGCCAAGGCGGCATCCAGTAGCCGAGCGCCAATGCCACCGGCCAGGTCGGTACCAGTGGCACCCTCGGGCAGCTGCCGAAGGGAGTCGTCTGGAAGTCGAACCTCGATGGTCATGGATTCCTCGAAAGAAGAGAAAAATTTTACCGCCAAAACAGCTCTGGGCCATCAGTTGTGATGGCCCAGAGGGGATTTAACGTCGCAGCGACCTACTTTTCCACGCATGTGATGCGCAGTATCATCGGCCCTCCAAGTCTTAACTGCCGTGTTCGGGATGGGAACGGGTGTGACACTTGGGGAAAAGCCACGACGAAGGCTTAGAAAGAGTGAGAAGGGATTTAGCGAGGCGCCTTTTGGCGCGTTCGTGGGTATTAAGTATGTAATTGATTGATGAAAGGTCAAGTCTGTGGACCGATTAGTATCGCTCAGCTTAAGCCGTTACCGGCCTTACACATGCGACCTATCAACGTGGTGGTCTTCCACGGGTCTCATAGGGAGATCTCATCTTGAGGGGTGTTTCGCGCTTAGATGCTTTCAGCGCTTCTCACTTCCCGACATAGCTACCCAGCATTGCACCTGGAGGCACAACTGGAACACCAGAGGTCAGTCCATCCCGGTCCTCTCGTACTAAGGACAGGTCCTCTCAAATCTCCTGCGCCCACACTAGATAGGGACCGAACTGTCTCGCGACGTTCTGAACCCAACTCACGTACCACTATTGATCGGCGAACAGCCGAACCCTTGGGACCTGCTTCAGCCCCAGGATGTGATGAGTCGACATCGAGGTGCCAAACCTTGCCGTCGATATGAACTCTTGGGCAAGATCAGCCTGTTATCCCCGGCGTACCTTTTATCCGTTGAGCGATGGCCCTTCCATTCGGGACCACCGGATCACTATAACCTGCTTTCGCACCTGCTCGTCGTGTCTGACTCGCAGTCAAGCTCCCTTATACTATTGCGCTCTGCGGCTGATTTCCAAACAGCCTGAGGGAACCTTCGTACGCCTCCGTTACGCTTTAGGAGGCGACCGCCCCAGTCAAACTACCCGCCTGACATTGTCTTCCACCCGGATCACGGGTGCGAGTTAGAGATCAGCGTTAAACAGGGTGGTATCTCAAGGGTGACTCCACCGACCCTAACGAGCCAGTTTCATAGTCTCCCACCTATCCTGCACAGTCCAACGCCAACCTCAATGTCAAGGTGTAGTAAAGGTGCACGGGGTCTTTCCGTCTAAGTGCGGGTAACCGGCATCTTCACCGGTGCTACAAGTTCGCTGAGTCTCTGCTGGAGACAGTTTCCAGATCGTTACGCCATTCGTGCAGGTCGGAACTTACCCGACAAGGAATTTCGCTACCTTAGGACCGTTATAGTTACGGCCGCCGTTCACCGGGGCTTAAATTCGCAGCTTCGCTTGCGCTGACCGCTCCTCTTGACCTTCCGGCACCGGGCAGGCGTCAGCCCCTATACCTCCTCTTTGGAGTTTGCAGAGACCTGTGTTTTTGTTAAACAGTCGCCTGGAACATTTATGTGCCACCACCTCGGGCTATGAACCCTACCGTGGTACCCCTTCTCCCGAAGTTACGGGGTTAATTTGCCGAGTTCCTTCAGCAGAGTTCTCTCAAACGCCTGAGGATTCTCTCCTCGACTACCTGTGTCGGTTTGCGGTACGGACACAAGCACCTCTCCTTAGCAGCTTTTCTCGGCAGTGTAGGATCAGGACTTTTCGTCAGAAACCTTGAGCTCATGGCACCCGGACTTCCCTAAGCGCCACCCTTGGATCCTTTCGCAGAACATTCCATAGCTCTGCGTCCCTACCTTCCTGCGTCCCTGCATCGTACAAACGAGATGCTCATGGTGCTGGAATATTAACCAGCCTTCCATCGCTTACGCCTTTCGGCCTCAGCTTAGGGTCCGACTAACCCAACGCGGATTGACCTTGCGTTGGAAACCTTAGTCTTACGGCGGACGGGGTTCTCGCCCGTCTTTACGCTACTTATGCCGACAGAGTCTCTTCCCATGTCTCCAGCTGTCCTTACGGTCAACCTTCACAGACGTAGGGAATGCTCCCCTACCACTTACGTTCGCAGCTTCGGTAACATGCTTTAGCCCCGTTGAATTGTCGGCACAGACCCGCTTGACCAGTGAGCTATTACGCTTTCTTTAAAGGATAGCTGCTTCTAAGCTAACCTCCTGGCTGTCTAAGCACATCCACATCCTTTTCCACTTAGCATGTATTTTGGGACCTTAGCTGGCGATCTGGGTTCTTTCCCTCTCGACTACGGATCTTATCACCCGCAGTCTGACTGCCGGACTTCACGGCGTGCCATTCGAAGATTGGTTGGATTCAGTAAGCTGGTAAGCCCCCTAGTCCATTCAGGTCTCTACCTGCACGACGAAACATCCGACGCTAGCCCTAAAGCTATTTCGGAGAGAACGAGCTATCACGGAATTTGATTGGCCTTTCACCCCTATCCTCAACTCATCCAAGCGGTTTTCAACCCACACTGGTTCGGACCTCCATCCGGTGTCACCCGGACTTCATCCTGGTCAAGGATAGATCATCCCGTTTCGCGTCTATTTCCAGCGACTGGTCGCCCTATTCAGACTCGGTTTCCCTACGGCTTCGCCTCATCGGCTTCGCCTCGCCACTGAAAATAACTAGCCGGCTCATTATGCAAAAGGCACGCGGTTCCCCTGGTAAACCATAGGGGTTCCACTGCTTGTAGATTGACGGTTTCAGGTTCTATTTCACTCCCCTCATCGGGGTTCTTTTCGCCTTTCCCTCACGGTACTGGTTCACTATCGGTCAGATGAACATATTTAGCCTTACCGCATGGTCGCGGCAAATTCTGTCAAGGTTTCTCGTGCCCCGACATACTTGGGAACACCACTCAGAGTCCTCGTAGCTTTCGCATAAGGGGCTATCACCCTGTATCGCCGGCCTTTCCATGCCGTTCCGCTAACTAGAGGTTTTGTAACTCTGTGCCAGGGGGCAGCCCTGACCTGTAGGTCCCACGACCCCCCATACGCAACGCCTGCCGCTTACACGTATGAGGTTTGGGCTCTTCCGGTTTCGCTCGCCGCTACTACCGGAATCACTGTTGTTTTCTGTTCCTGTGGGTACTGAGATGGTTCACTTCCCCACGTTCGCTTCTCAAAGCCTATGAATTCAGCTGAGAGATAACTGAGCTTTCACCCAGTTGGGTTTCCCCATTCGGACATTCCCGGATCACCGTTCGCGTGCAACTCCCCGAGACTTTTCGCAGCTTACCACGTCCTTCATCGCTGTCATCTGCCAAGGCATCCACCGTCAACCCTTTGTAACTTGGCCTTCCATCAATGAATTACATTGACTTCAGACCCACGAGAGTATTTTCGCTAAAACTTGCCTCGCTAATCCCACAACGTCACTTCAACGCTGTGGATACCCTTCTCTATTCCTTCTATTTAAATGTCAAACAACTCTGCCTTTCGGCAACCGACCCTTGAGTCAGTCTTGAGCTGGATTCAAATCCCTCGGGACTTCAACTCAACTCAAGCATTCGTCGTGATGCCTCGCATCCTGCACGGCCCCCTTCGGGCGACAATCGACTTTGTCGATTCCGTCCTATTTCGCATTCCTGCGAAATGGTGGTGGGCCTAGGTGGATTCGAACCACCGACCTCACGCTTATCAGGCGTGCGCTCTAACCAGACTGAGCTATAGGCCCTTGTGCTTGGTGCACTCAGGAGCGCTATAGGCCCCCGTTGTGCAACCTGAAGGCGCTGGTGGACCCGACCGGGATCGAACCGACGACCTCCTGGATGCAAACCAGGCGCTCTCCCAGCTGAGCTACGGGCCCAATCTGGACGCCCAAACACGCTCGTCAAACATCACGAGCGTCTTTAAAAACCGGATAGAAATTCGATCGGAAGCGTTGACCTATCGTCACTCCTAAAAGTGACTCTCCTTAGAAAGGAGGTGATCCAGCCACAGGTTCTCCTACAGCTACCTTGTTACGACTTCACCCCAATCACCAAGTTCACCATTGAGACCTAGCCCCCTTGCGGGTTACCACAGCCTCTTCAAGTGCTCCCGGCTTTCGTGATGTGACGGGCGGTGTGTACAAGGCCCGGGAACGTATTCACCGTATCATTCTGATACACGATTACTAGCGATTCCACCTTCATGTAGTCGAGTTGCAGACTACAATCCGAACTGAGGACGACTTTCTCCGATTAGCTCCATCTCGCGACTTTGCAACGGTTTGTATCGCCCATTGTAGCACGTGTGTAGCCCTGGACATAAGGGCCATGAGGACTTGACATCATCCCCACCTTCCTCCCGGTTAACCCGGGCAGTCCCCGTAGAGTTCCCGCCATGACGCGCTGGCAACTACGGGTAAGGGTTGCGCTCGTTGCGGGACTTAACCCAACATCTCACGACACGAGCTGACGACAGCCATGCAGCACCTCTGCAGCAGTTCTTGCGAAAAGGCACATCTCTGCACCGGTCCACTGCAGTTCAAGCCCAGGTAAGGTTCTTCGCGTTGCGTCGAATTAAACCACATGCTCCACCGCTTGTGCGGGCCCCCGTCAATTCCTTTGAGTTTCAGCCTTGCGACCGTACTCCCCAGGCGGAACACTTAACGCGTTAGCTCCGGCACGGAAGGGGTCAACTCCCTCCACACCAAGTGTTCATCGTTTACAGCGTGGACTACCAGGGTATCTAATCCTGTTTGCTACCCACACTTTCGCGCCTCAGCGTCAGTTACTGTCCAGGTGGCCGCCTTCGCCACTGGTGTTCCTCCTCATCTCTACGCATTTCACCGCTACACGAGGAATTCCACCACCCTCTCCAGTACTCTAGCCTTCCAGTCTCAGATGCAGTTCCCAAGTTAAGCTCGGGGATTACACATCTGACTTAAAAAACCGCCTACGCGCCCTTTACGCCCAATAATTCCGAATAACGCTTGCCCCCTCTGTATTACCGCGGCTGCTGGCACAGAGTTAGCCGGGGCTTCCTCTCCAGGTACCGTCAAGCTAAAGGGTTATTA
This sequence is a window from Geothrix sp. PMB-07. Protein-coding genes within it:
- the pheS gene encoding phenylalanine--tRNA ligase subunit alpha, which gives rise to MDQLLPAEIVEAGGAFPGALAACGDLDALLRLKGAYVGREGSHAARLMELLKVAPKEQKRDLGAAINALKQQWEEGLKVRQAELEAAKKNLNARASQWDPTLPPPVPAQGALHPLNRLMDRLVDVFRPLGFHVEEGPEVENEAHNFDGLNIPEDHPAKASSDTFYFAEHPELLLRTHTSPVQVRTLLRVAPTLAERGGIRFLAPGRVYRKDEIDPTHSPMFHQVEGMLVGHNIGMQHLKGTLEYALRALFGPHTEIRLRPSYFPFVEPGCEVDLSCPLCGAKGCRVCKGSGWVEILGAGLIHPNVLSYAGIDPAEWSGWAFGMGVERMSMMLSQTPDLRLFFENDQRFLKVMGGLD
- the rplT gene encoding 50S ribosomal protein L20; amino-acid sequence: MTRVKRGFKRAQRRKRMMKFAKGFYGAKSRLYRSAKEAVEKALGYAYRDRKVKKRDFRRLWVVRISAACGQNGTSYSKFMGGLKKASVDLDRKILADLAVRNPEAFTKLVAVAKG
- the thrS gene encoding threonine--tRNA ligase, whose amino-acid sequence is MTIEVRLPDDSLRQLPEGATGTDLAGGIGARLLDAALAIKADGKLMDLKAPLVNGAKVEIVTSKTPESLELIRHSTAHLLAHAVKRLYPNARVGIGPVIEDGFYYDFWVEKPFTPEDLPVIEAEMRKIVAEGIEVVREDLGRDAAVARFEAMGEPLKVEVVSGIPSGDIISGYSQGDFYDLCRGPHVPNTAKLKVFKLQSIAGAYWKGDEKNQMLSRIYGTAFHTQKELDDHLKRLEEAKARDHRKLGKELGLFSFHPEAPASPFFHPKGTQVYNELVTYVRELYFKYGYSEVITPQIMDVALWKTSGHYENFADSMYFTTAEEREYAMKPMNCPGHCLMFGTQKHSYRDLPLRFADFGRLHRYERSGVTHGLTRVRTFCQDDAHIYCTPEQIKAEMASFLDLLKEVYDTFGFEGTRVALSTRPEKRLGTDEIWDAAEGALAEALNEAGIPFTLNPGEGAFYGPKIEFQVLDALKRPWQLGTLQVDYMMPQRFDLNYTQADGTEGRPVMLHRAILGSLERFMGILIEHTAGAFPAWLAPTQVTILPITDRANAFATEVLAQAKALGIRADLDARNESLKAKIREAQLAKVPYMLVIGDREAEAGTVSVRHRHRGDLGVQPLDGFLATLVAEVKDRQR
- the rpmI gene encoding 50S ribosomal protein L35 — encoded protein: MSGYKIKTHKGAQKRFKKTAGGKFKRGCSHQRHILTKKTAKRKRQLDMGGMVAKADQKAVAAMLPYA
- the infC gene encoding translation initiation factor IF-3 — protein: MRPNETRINDGIRAQEVRVISEDGEQLGVMPPHQAIRIAEERGLDLVEVAGNAQPPVCRIMDYGKYKFMEAKREHAARAKQKNIVVKEVKFRPKTDDHDFDFKVKHILRFLEEEDKVKVVVMFRGREVVHRDIGYRIIEEVIQRVGDKAIVEKGAGIDGRDMHAILAPKIVEVPKAPKKPKPAKPETPAAEAQI